A genomic segment from Bacillus cereus G9842 encodes:
- a CDS encoding DUF2606 family protein, producing MCLIILKNGLNKYSNSIWILYCILVIIMMSSYIVNNEENVSKVVNPITFYVQNKEKQQIKDFEIMLIKDELPQPSKEIVISIGKTNQEGKLIWKIPRKGKYIILLPNNEKKEIVINDRNVAKLIMINVN from the coding sequence ATGTGTTTAATAATATTAAAAAATGGCCTGAATAAATATAGTAATTCTATTTGGATTTTGTATTGTATATTGGTCATAATCATGATGTCTAGTTATATAGTAAATAACGAAGAGAATGTTAGTAAAGTTGTTAATCCTATAACTTTCTATGTTCAAAATAAAGAGAAACAACAGATAAAAGACTTTGAAATTATGCTTATAAAAGATGAATTACCTCAGCCTAGTAAAGAAATCGTGATTTCGATAGGGAAAACTAATCAAGAAGGAAAATTGATTTGGAAGATTCCTAGAAAAGGAAAGTATATAATTTTATTGCCGAATAATGAGAAAAAAGAGATTGTGATTAATGATAGAAATGTAGCTAAATTAATAATGATTAACGTAAATTAA
- a CDS encoding rhodanese-like domain-containing protein: protein MNTILSTLFIVLATWFVISRFLPVKGVQNISGKELKNIVEKKGKQLIDVRTVGEYSGNHMKGFRNIPLNELASKANQLDKNAEVIVICQSGMRSKQAAKVLKKLGFQHLINVSGGMNGL from the coding sequence ATGAACACAATATTAAGTACGCTTTTCATTGTACTTGCTACATGGTTTGTTATTTCACGATTTTTACCAGTGAAAGGTGTGCAAAATATCAGTGGAAAAGAATTAAAGAATATAGTGGAAAAAAAGGGGAAACAACTTATCGATGTTCGTACAGTAGGTGAATATAGTGGGAATCATATGAAGGGATTTCGAAATATCCCGTTAAATGAGTTAGCTAGTAAAGCAAATCAATTAGATAAAAATGCGGAAGTAATCGTTATTTGTCAGAGCGGGATGAGAAGTAAGCAAGCGGCAAAGGTATTAAAGAAATTAGGATTCCAGCACCTTATCAATGTTTCAGGTGGTATGAATGGTTTGTGA
- a CDS encoding DsrE/DsrF/DrsH-like family protein produces the protein MEQQKKTTIVLFSGDYDKAMAAYIIANGAAAYDQEVTIFHTFWGLNALRKDEHVNVKKTFIEKVFGKMMPRGADKMGLSKMNFAGMGPKMIKGIMKKHNAMPLPDLIDLAKEQGIKLVACQMTVDLLGLKEEEIMEGVEFAGVGAYLADASDGNVNLFI, from the coding sequence ATGGAACAACAGAAGAAAACGACAATCGTGTTATTTAGCGGAGATTACGATAAAGCAATGGCTGCTTATATTATTGCAAATGGTGCAGCGGCGTATGACCAAGAGGTAACTATTTTTCATACTTTCTGGGGATTAAATGCTTTAAGGAAAGATGAACATGTGAATGTAAAGAAAACATTTATAGAAAAAGTATTTGGAAAAATGATGCCACGCGGTGCCGATAAGATGGGATTATCCAAAATGAATTTTGCTGGCATGGGGCCAAAGATGATTAAAGGCATTATGAAAAAACATAACGCAATGCCTTTGCCAGATTTAATTGATTTGGCGAAAGAACAAGGAATTAAACTTGTAGCTTGTCAAATGACAGTAGATTTATTAGGGTTAAAAGAGGAAGAGATTATGGAAGGGGTAGAGTTTGCAGGCGTAGGGGCATATTTAGCAGATGCTTCGGATGGGAATGTAAACTTATTCATTTAA
- a CDS encoding sulfurtransferase TusA family protein, with protein sequence MSIKVDMSLDCKGLACPMPIVKTKKAIEGLTPGQVIEVKATDKGSTVDIKSWASKVGHQYIGTKHEGDVLVHYVRKANEHEVNEAVKYPHTITNAELQSILSHGEESIVLDVREAAEFTFGHIPSAISVPLGELDSAVLDQTKQIYVICRTGNRSDVACQMLKEKGFSNVKNVIPGMLGWQGNVEK encoded by the coding sequence ATGAGTATAAAAGTGGATATGAGTTTAGATTGTAAAGGTTTGGCTTGTCCGATGCCTATTGTGAAAACGAAGAAGGCGATAGAAGGGTTAACACCAGGGCAGGTGATTGAAGTTAAGGCAACAGATAAAGGATCTACGGTAGATATAAAAAGTTGGGCGAGTAAAGTAGGACATCAATATATCGGGACGAAACACGAGGGTGATGTATTGGTGCATTATGTTAGGAAAGCAAACGAGCATGAAGTGAATGAAGCTGTGAAATATCCACATACAATTACGAATGCAGAATTACAGTCTATATTGTCTCATGGGGAAGAGAGCATTGTATTAGATGTTCGCGAAGCAGCGGAATTTACTTTTGGCCATATTCCATCTGCCATTTCGGTGCCATTAGGTGAATTAGACAGCGCAGTGTTAGATCAGACGAAGCAAATTTATGTTATTTGTCGAACTGGTAACCGCAGTGATGTAGCTTGCCAAATGTTGAAAGAGAAAGGTTTTTCAAATGTGAAAAATGTCATTCCTGGTATGTTAGGGTGGCAAGGAAATGTGGAGAAATAA
- a CDS encoding rhodanese-like domain-containing protein, with translation MKEMTAKELEEKLLRKEAVNIVDVREVEEVAEGKIPEACNIPLRILEFRMHELNKKKEYIIVCRSGARSARAVQFLEGYGFRAINMVGGMLAWEGKVI, from the coding sequence ATGAAAGAAATGACAGCAAAAGAATTAGAAGAAAAATTATTACGTAAAGAAGCAGTAAATATTGTGGATGTCCGTGAAGTAGAAGAAGTAGCTGAAGGAAAAATTCCAGAAGCATGTAATATTCCGCTAAGGATATTAGAGTTTCGTATGCATGAGTTGAATAAAAAGAAAGAATATATTATCGTTTGTCGCTCTGGCGCGAGAAGTGCAAGAGCCGTTCAATTTTTAGAAGGTTACGGTTTTCGAGCAATCAATATGGTAGGTGGTATGTTAGCTTGGGAAGGTAAAGTCATATAG
- a CDS encoding sulfurtransferase TusA family protein, with amino-acid sequence MMNIEQVLDAKGLACPMPIVRTKKAMDTLQTGEVLEVHVTDKGSVKDIPAWANKGGHDIVKHEEEGDVLKFWIKKA; translated from the coding sequence ATGATGAATATAGAACAAGTATTAGATGCGAAAGGTTTAGCATGTCCAATGCCGATTGTAAGAACGAAGAAAGCGATGGATACTTTGCAAACTGGAGAAGTGTTAGAAGTGCATGTAACGGATAAAGGATCAGTTAAGGATATTCCAGCGTGGGCAAATAAAGGTGGTCATGACATTGTAAAGCATGAAGAAGAAGGCGATGTACTAAAGTTTTGGATTAAGAAGGCGTAG
- a CDS encoding neutral/alkaline non-lysosomal ceramidase N-terminal domain-containing protein yields MSKIGVCKVDITPPVGIDFVGYHRETGINNIEEHIYGTVFVFEKDEMKTVFISIDNIGMLVEDTNIIRERVASRLHVPFERITVVYTHTHSGPETVGEQALVKSYKTSLVNNVVHGAVTANNNLGLCEVGWSVTTGDIGINRRERTSDGRSKMGTNIEGVVDKRIGMLAIRNAETKELSGIIVFCTAHPNVLKGDSDVLSADYPGMTREILEKIVNCPVIIVQGAAGNVNAKYRGSREAVKQMAYTLSGHVLTILPIVTYSPIVNLRTVSSMMQMKLKDIPEMNEIRSMAQLAEKQWGVNTDEWLTIVLEKYKQGIRQLRIDLEVQLFQVNDGMFFGIPMEPFSETALEVKESLQNEIAFLGGYTNGYIGYLPTREEFTYGGYEVELNPVVYGSVTNLLMPPEKNTAELIVKKVTGLCNKVKL; encoded by the coding sequence ATGAGCAAAATAGGGGTATGCAAGGTAGATATTACGCCGCCTGTCGGTATTGATTTTGTTGGATACCATAGAGAGACAGGAATAAATAATATTGAAGAGCATATTTATGGGACAGTTTTTGTATTTGAAAAAGATGAAATGAAAACTGTGTTTATAAGCATTGATAATATTGGGATGTTAGTAGAAGATACGAATATTATTCGTGAGCGCGTAGCTAGCAGGCTTCATGTGCCATTTGAGCGAATAACAGTTGTTTATACACATACACATTCTGGTCCGGAAACTGTTGGTGAGCAAGCTTTAGTAAAGTCGTATAAAACGAGTTTAGTAAATAATGTAGTGCACGGTGCTGTTACTGCAAATAATAACTTGGGGCTATGTGAAGTTGGCTGGAGTGTTACGACAGGTGATATTGGGATAAACCGAAGAGAGAGAACATCTGATGGAAGATCAAAGATGGGAACAAATATAGAGGGTGTTGTAGATAAGCGAATTGGCATGTTAGCAATAAGAAATGCTGAAACGAAGGAGCTATCTGGGATTATTGTATTTTGTACTGCGCATCCGAATGTTTTAAAAGGTGATAGCGATGTATTATCAGCGGATTATCCTGGAATGACGAGGGAGATTCTTGAGAAAATCGTAAATTGCCCTGTTATTATTGTGCAAGGAGCTGCTGGTAATGTAAATGCGAAGTATCGCGGTTCAAGGGAAGCAGTAAAGCAAATGGCTTACACACTTAGTGGACATGTATTAACAATATTGCCAATAGTTACATATAGCCCAATTGTAAATTTAAGAACAGTTTCGAGTATGATGCAAATGAAGTTGAAAGATATTCCTGAAATGAATGAGATACGAAGCATGGCTCAATTGGCGGAGAAGCAGTGGGGTGTGAACACGGACGAGTGGCTTACTATCGTTTTAGAGAAATATAAGCAAGGTATTCGGCAGTTACGTATTGATTTAGAAGTTCAACTGTTTCAAGTTAATGATGGAATGTTCTTTGGTATACCGATGGAACCTTTTTCAGAAACCGCGTTAGAAGTGAAAGAGAGTCTTCAAAATGAAATAGCCTTTCTTGGTGGATATACGAATGGATATATTGGTTATTTACCGACAAGGGAAGAGTTTACATATGGTGGATATGAAGTAGAATTAAATCCTGTTGTATATGGGTCTGTTACGAATTTATTGATGCCACCGGAGAAAAATACTGCGGAGCTGATTGTGAAGAAGGTTACGGGCTTATGTAATAAAGTGAAGCTTTAA
- a CDS encoding metal-sensitive transcriptional regulator: MEYNQDMKNRLKRIEGQVRGVLRMMEEGKDCREVITQLTASRSALDRTIGLVVGTNLEHCLREQFESGNGSNEELIKEAVQLLVKSR, translated from the coding sequence GTGGAATACAATCAAGATATGAAAAATAGATTGAAACGTATTGAAGGTCAAGTTCGTGGTGTGCTTCGTATGATGGAAGAAGGAAAAGATTGCCGAGAAGTTATTACACAGTTAACGGCATCTCGTTCTGCACTTGATCGTACAATTGGACTTGTTGTTGGAACGAATTTAGAGCATTGTTTACGTGAACAGTTTGAAAGTGGCAATGGTTCAAATGAAGAGTTAATTAAAGAAGCTGTTCAATTACTTGTAAAAAGCCGATAA
- a CDS encoding sulfite exporter TauE/SafE family protein has protein sequence MSLVLLLFIIGFIGSFISGMVGIGGAIINYPMILYIPVLLGFTGYTSHEVSGITAVQVFFATFAGAWAYRKSNDMDKTLVVYMGASILIGSFIGSFGANVLEEHTVNVVYAALATIAAIMMFVPKRNNSGEVTYNKWLASLLAFIVGGASGIIGAGGSFLLVPIMLVILKLPIRTTIATSIAITFISSVGITTGKVITGQVVVIPALIIAVASIFAAPLGVRVGKGTNQKALQYMLSILIVGTAVKMWIDMISK, from the coding sequence GTGAGTTTAGTATTATTACTTTTTATAATTGGGTTTATAGGATCGTTTATATCAGGAATGGTTGGAATTGGCGGTGCGATTATTAATTATCCGATGATCTTATACATTCCAGTATTGTTAGGATTTACTGGTTATACGTCACATGAAGTGAGTGGTATTACAGCGGTACAAGTATTCTTTGCAACTTTTGCAGGCGCATGGGCTTATCGGAAAAGTAATGATATGGATAAAACGTTAGTTGTGTATATGGGAGCTAGTATTTTAATAGGAAGTTTCATAGGGAGCTTTGGTGCTAACGTATTAGAGGAACATACGGTCAATGTTGTTTATGCAGCGTTAGCAACAATTGCTGCTATTATGATGTTCGTACCGAAACGAAATAATAGTGGTGAAGTGACATATAATAAATGGTTAGCAAGCTTGTTAGCGTTTATTGTAGGAGGAGCATCAGGCATTATAGGTGCTGGCGGTTCTTTCTTATTAGTACCGATTATGTTAGTTATTTTAAAATTGCCGATACGTACAACAATAGCAACATCTATCGCTATTACGTTTATTTCCTCAGTAGGGATTACGACTGGAAAAGTGATAACTGGTCAAGTAGTTGTAATTCCAGCTCTTATTATTGCGGTTGCAAGTATCTTTGCTGCGCCGCTTGGAGTGCGAGTCGGGAAGGGGACCAATCAAAAAGCACTGCAATATATGTTATCGATTTTGATTGTAGGCACTGCTGTTAAAATGTGGATTGATATGATATCGAAATAA
- a CDS encoding MBL fold metallo-hydrolase → MDIKMLQAKDVAEKVLFGELFILDVRNETDYEDWKIEGKQVSSINKPYFDLLDGVDHIVSELPKDKDVLVVCAKEGSSIFVAEQLTEAGLQNIYYLAGGMKAWSEYVKPLKVGDVQGGGSIYQFNRLGKGCLSYMVVSNDEAAVIDAVRTAEAYEEFAKEHGVTITNVMDTHLHADHISGGRKLAEKVGGTYWLPPKDAEEVVFSYEPLVEGFVITVGGTKIVIDALYSPGHTIGSTSFIVDDSYLLSGDILFVDSIGRPDLAGKAEDWVSDLRNTLYTLYKELSQDLIVLPAHYSKISEMDERGVVSASLQDLFKENVGLNIADEIEFRKAVTENLPPQPNAYEEIRQTNMGKIHPSVEEEREMEIGPNRCAVHESL, encoded by the coding sequence ATGGACATTAAGATGTTACAAGCAAAAGATGTTGCAGAGAAAGTTTTATTCGGAGAGTTATTCATTTTAGATGTTCGTAATGAGACGGATTATGAAGATTGGAAAATTGAAGGGAAACAAGTTTCTTCTATTAATAAACCTTACTTTGACTTGTTAGATGGTGTAGATCATATTGTAAGTGAATTACCTAAAGATAAAGATGTTTTAGTAGTATGTGCAAAAGAAGGGTCTTCTATATTTGTGGCAGAGCAATTAACAGAAGCGGGATTACAAAATATTTATTATTTAGCTGGTGGAATGAAAGCTTGGAGTGAATATGTGAAGCCGTTAAAAGTAGGGGATGTACAGGGCGGAGGGAGTATATATCAATTTAATCGTCTTGGAAAAGGCTGTTTATCTTATATGGTTGTTTCTAACGATGAAGCAGCAGTTATTGATGCGGTAAGGACAGCCGAGGCATATGAAGAGTTTGCGAAAGAGCATGGCGTTACGATTACGAATGTAATGGATACACATTTACATGCAGACCATATTTCTGGTGGACGTAAGTTAGCTGAAAAGGTAGGTGGTACGTATTGGTTACCGCCAAAAGATGCCGAGGAAGTTGTTTTCTCATACGAACCGCTTGTTGAAGGATTTGTTATTACGGTGGGGGGTACTAAAATTGTAATTGACGCATTATACTCACCAGGGCATACGATTGGAAGTACGTCATTCATTGTTGATGATTCTTATTTATTATCAGGCGATATTTTATTTGTAGATTCAATCGGGCGTCCTGATCTTGCTGGTAAGGCTGAAGATTGGGTGAGTGATTTAAGAAATACGTTATATACACTTTATAAGGAACTGTCTCAAGATTTAATTGTTTTACCAGCCCATTATTCAAAAATAAGTGAAATGGATGAAAGAGGCGTTGTGAGTGCGAGCTTACAAGATTTATTTAAAGAGAATGTAGGGTTAAATATTGCTGATGAAATAGAGTTTCGTAAAGCTGTGACAGAGAACTTACCGCCACAACCAAATGCATATGAAGAAATTCGTCAAACGAATATGGGGAAAATTCATCCGAGTGTGGAAGAAGAGCGAGAAATGGAGATTGGCCCAAATCGTTGTGCAGTGCATGAGTCATTATAA